A window from bacterium encodes these proteins:
- a CDS encoding 2-oxo acid dehydrogenase subunit E2: MASNVLMPKMGYDMTEGKILRWMKNEGEAVTKGEPIAEIQTEKVNIEIEAFDSGVLAKILHQADEDVPVGEVIAIIAQPGEKVEAPAKAAPAAAPAKAEAPAAQTSEYPEGPSVTYPTATPTVAAAPVREGRLKSSPLARKVAAERNLDLSQIPGTGPGGRIVRKDVDAFKGALAPAAAVRAAAPVAVAREDRSITLTRMRQAIARRLAESKVAAPHFYVTTAIDMTDAVAFRSQFNAAVSAEEKASFNDMIVKAVAKAALKFPAVNAAWNETEIIERGAVNVGVAVALPEGLVVPVLHGAGDKSLPVIARETKEIIGRAKANKLKPEEMGGGTITVSNLGSFDVESFTAIINPPESAILAIGSIKKEPVVDDKDQIQIRSIMRITMSSDHRVIDGALAAQFLAEVKRLLQTPMLLLI; this comes from the coding sequence ATGGCGAGCAACGTGCTCATGCCCAAGATGGGCTATGACATGACCGAAGGCAAGATTCTTCGTTGGATGAAGAACGAGGGGGAGGCCGTCACCAAGGGCGAGCCGATCGCTGAGATCCAGACCGAAAAGGTCAACATCGAGATCGAAGCGTTCGATTCGGGCGTGCTCGCCAAGATCCTCCACCAGGCCGACGAGGATGTGCCGGTCGGCGAGGTCATCGCGATCATCGCCCAGCCCGGTGAGAAGGTCGAGGCGCCCGCCAAGGCCGCTCCTGCTGCGGCCCCTGCCAAGGCGGAAGCCCCCGCGGCGCAGACCAGCGAGTATCCCGAAGGTCCGAGCGTGACCTACCCCACCGCGACCCCCACCGTCGCCGCGGCTCCCGTCCGTGAGGGCCGCCTCAAGTCGTCGCCCTTGGCGCGCAAGGTGGCAGCCGAGCGCAACCTCGACCTTTCCCAGATCCCCGGTACCGGCCCTGGCGGCCGCATCGTCCGCAAGGACGTCGATGCCTTCAAGGGCGCCCTCGCCCCTGCTGCGGCCGTCCGTGCCGCTGCTCCGGTGGCTGTGGCCCGCGAGGATCGCTCCATTACGCTCACCCGGATGCGCCAGGCCATCGCCCGTCGCCTCGCCGAGAGCAAGGTGGCGGCTCCCCACTTCTACGTGACCACCGCGATCGACATGACCGACGCGGTCGCCTTCCGGAGCCAGTTCAACGCGGCGGTGTCGGCCGAGGAGAAGGCGTCCTTCAACGACATGATCGTCAAGGCCGTTGCCAAGGCCGCCCTCAAGTTCCCCGCGGTCAACGCCGCCTGGAACGAGACCGAGATCATCGAGCGCGGCGCGGTCAACGTGGGCGTTGCGGTGGCGCTGCCCGAGGGCCTCGTGGTTCCCGTGCTGCACGGTGCTGGCGACAAGTCGCTGCCCGTGATCGCCCGCGAGACCAAGGAGATCATCGGCCGGGCCAAGGCCAACAAGCTCAAGCCCGAAGAGATGGGCGGCGGCACCATCACCGTGAGCAACCTCGGCTCGTTCGACGTCGAGAGCTTCACGGCGATCATCAACCCGCCCGAGTCGGCCATCCTCGCCATCGGCTCCATCAAGAAGGAGCCCGTGGTGGATGACAAGGACCAGATCCAGATCCGCTCGATCATGCGCATCACCATGTCGAGCGATCACCGGGTGATCGACGGGGCGCTCGCCGCGCAGTTCCTCGCCGAGGTCAAGCGCCTCCTCCAGACCCCG